A single genomic interval of Picosynechococcus sp. PCC 7003 harbors:
- a CDS encoding nucleotide sugar dehydrogenase, translating to MNKKIVVIGTGYVGLPAALMWAKSGATVVGVDINENVVRAINERTMLINEIELQQLMEEPQVRSNLVAQTHPASGDVFVIAVPTPVHPLKKVADITYVESAIKSICPYLKKGNLVIVESTIPPMTCRNTVKPIIEEITGLSVPNDILVAHCPERILPGNIFQEIIFNDRLIGGMNEESSQLASQIYSMFVKGNLYLTDDLTAELSKLMENTYRDVNIALANEFSMICEDLGVDAKNVINYANKHPRVNILNPGIGVGGHCIPVDPWFLKEIAPYNSRLITTARLINDEMPSRIASKIRHGVSNIDNPKIIALGATYKKNCEDIRESPALEVVKILKQDGYSIKHFDPLVPTMQYDNLMSALKNADLLVILVAHTILFQELENNQEQIKNLMRNYNILIFDQ from the coding sequence ATGAACAAAAAAATAGTTGTTATCGGCACTGGATATGTCGGATTACCAGCAGCGTTAATGTGGGCAAAGTCTGGAGCCACAGTGGTGGGAGTTGACATTAACGAAAACGTAGTTCGAGCTATCAACGAAAGAACTATGTTGATCAATGAAATAGAATTGCAACAATTAATGGAAGAACCTCAAGTTAGATCAAATCTAGTTGCTCAAACTCATCCAGCATCAGGAGACGTTTTTGTGATCGCAGTTCCCACACCTGTTCATCCTCTCAAAAAAGTTGCTGATATTACCTATGTTGAATCAGCAATTAAATCAATCTGTCCTTATCTAAAAAAAGGCAATTTGGTTATTGTCGAAAGCACAATTCCACCAATGACTTGTCGTAACACCGTAAAACCGATCATCGAAGAAATAACTGGTTTATCAGTCCCAAATGATATTTTAGTCGCGCACTGTCCAGAAAGAATACTACCCGGAAATATTTTTCAAGAAATCATTTTCAATGATCGTTTGATCGGGGGCATGAACGAAGAATCTAGTCAATTAGCATCACAAATTTACTCTATGTTTGTTAAAGGTAATCTTTACCTTACCGATGATTTAACAGCAGAGTTATCTAAATTAATGGAAAATACTTATCGGGATGTAAATATTGCTCTAGCTAACGAATTTTCAATGATTTGTGAGGATTTAGGGGTAGATGCCAAAAATGTTATTAATTATGCAAACAAGCACCCTAGAGTAAATATTCTAAATCCCGGTATTGGTGTCGGTGGTCACTGTATTCCTGTTGATCCTTGGTTTTTGAAAGAAATTGCCCCTTATAATTCTCGTTTAATTACTACAGCTAGGTTAATTAATGATGAAATGCCCAGTCGTATTGCTAGTAAAATTCGTCATGGGGTTAGTAATATAGATAATCCAAAGATTATTGCCCTTGGTGCGACTTATAAGAAAAACTGTGAAGATATAAGAGAAAGTCCCGCCCTAGAAGTGGTTAAGATATTAAAACAAGATGGGTATTCTATTAAACATTTTGATCCGTTAGTTCCAACAATGCAATACGATAATCTAATGAGTGCTTTAAAAAATGCTGATTTATTGGTTATTCTTGTTGCTCATACTATCTTATTCCAAGAATTGGAAAATAACCAAGAGCAAATTAAAAATCTGATGCGTAACTATAATATACTCATTTTCGATCAATAA
- a CDS encoding NAD(P)-dependent oxidoreductase: protein MSKNILVTGGLGAVGSYLTKELRNRGHNVFVCDLRHHHDPYYARCDVGQFHQVERLWTGGGWQNGYCPEGKKFDVVYHLAAEFGRWNGEDYYENLWQTNAVGTKNILRMQEKEGFQAIYFSSSEVYGDYEGVMKEDVMDKIEIKQMNDYALSKWVNEMQVLNSATQFGTESVRVRLFNTYGPGEYYSLYRSVICLFCYRALHNIPYTVYQGHKRTSTYITDMARTLANITDNFKQGEVYNIAGEDYHSIEDASDIILRQLGKKDREAELVTFKESEPMTTKQKLVDFTKAKEDLDHKTTVSLEEGIANTLAWMKEVYGIS, encoded by the coding sequence ATGAGCAAAAATATTCTTGTTACTGGCGGTTTAGGTGCAGTCGGATCTTATTTGACTAAGGAATTAAGAAATAGAGGTCATAATGTTTTCGTCTGTGATCTTAGGCATCATCATGATCCTTACTATGCAAGATGTGATGTTGGTCAATTTCACCAAGTAGAGCGATTATGGACCGGAGGAGGATGGCAAAATGGTTATTGCCCCGAAGGAAAAAAATTTGATGTGGTTTATCACCTTGCTGCTGAATTTGGTCGTTGGAATGGGGAAGATTACTATGAAAACTTATGGCAAACTAATGCCGTTGGAACAAAAAATATCCTAAGAATGCAAGAGAAAGAGGGTTTTCAAGCAATTTACTTTTCCTCTTCTGAAGTCTATGGAGACTATGAGGGAGTAATGAAAGAAGATGTAATGGATAAGATAGAGATTAAACAAATGAACGATTATGCCCTCTCTAAATGGGTTAACGAAATGCAGGTACTTAATTCTGCTACTCAATTTGGTACAGAATCAGTGAGGGTACGTTTATTCAATACCTACGGACCGGGAGAATACTATAGTCTCTATCGTTCTGTGATTTGTCTTTTCTGTTATCGAGCTTTACATAATATTCCCTATACCGTTTATCAAGGGCATAAAAGAACTAGCACCTATATAACCGATATGGCGAGAACTTTGGCTAATATAACTGATAATTTTAAACAGGGGGAAGTATATAACATCGCAGGGGAAGATTATCATTCTATAGAAGATGCTTCAGATATTATTTTACGTCAACTTGGCAAAAAAGATCGAGAGGCTGAATTAGTCACTTTTAAGGAAAGTGAACCAATGACGACTAAGCAGAAATTGGTTGATTTCACTAAAGCTAAAGAAGATCTAGATCATAAAACAACAGTGTCATTAGAAGAAGGTATCGCCAATACTTTAGCTTGGATGAAGGAAGTTTATGGAATCTCTTAA
- a CDS encoding glycosyltransferase: protein MESLKMIENKDLPRLLYIADVPVECSYHGSALVYRLLEEYPAHKLLIVETDLSISEPKRRLQDVNYKQLSIGNQRWLNTRFHSYVSSWLSLTAKNNISQIPKLLGDFQPEAVLTVTHGYSWRIAAQWAKENNLPLHLILHDDWIPIAPILEPVRKWLDRQFKNIYHQAQSRFCVSPFMVEEYEKRYGISGKVLYPSRAKNVVSATEPVIKINDKNKPFTVAYGGSINSNGYVRALQDMAEALEKVNGQLIIYGTLTKEQAKSQGLDRPNILIGGLIPSDQFIERIRQEAEVLFLPMSFEQKDKVNMQVSFPSKLTDYTATGLPILIYGPFYCSAVRWAKENPGVAEVVEIEDSQLLLNSLKKLQRGEYRKSLAQKSIITGNNYFDYSVANELLWKSLIS from the coding sequence ATGGAATCTCTTAAAATGATAGAAAACAAAGACTTGCCACGCTTACTCTATATTGCTGATGTTCCAGTGGAATGCTCCTATCATGGTTCGGCTTTAGTTTATAGACTTTTAGAAGAGTATCCAGCCCATAAACTTCTGATCGTTGAAACTGATTTATCAATCTCTGAACCAAAAAGAAGATTGCAGGATGTTAATTACAAACAATTATCCATCGGAAACCAACGCTGGCTTAATACCAGATTTCATTCTTATGTCAGTTCGTGGCTATCTTTAACTGCCAAGAATAATATTTCTCAAATCCCCAAATTACTGGGCGATTTTCAACCTGAAGCAGTGTTAACCGTCACTCACGGTTATTCTTGGCGGATAGCGGCACAATGGGCAAAAGAAAATAATTTGCCATTACACCTAATCCTCCATGATGATTGGATTCCTATAGCCCCGATCCTAGAACCAGTGAGAAAATGGCTCGATCGCCAGTTTAAAAATATCTATCATCAAGCCCAATCCCGTTTTTGTGTTTCTCCATTTATGGTAGAAGAATATGAAAAACGTTATGGTATATCTGGTAAAGTTCTTTATCCTTCCCGTGCTAAAAATGTTGTCTCAGCCACAGAACCAGTAATCAAAATTAACGATAAAAATAAACCATTCACTGTTGCTTATGGGGGAAGTATTAATAGTAATGGTTATGTTCGTGCTTTGCAAGACATGGCAGAAGCCCTAGAAAAAGTTAATGGGCAATTAATTATTTATGGTACTTTAACCAAAGAACAAGCTAAGTCACAGGGGCTCGATCGTCCAAATATCCTTATAGGAGGTTTAATACCTTCTGATCAGTTTATCGAACGAATACGCCAAGAAGCCGAAGTTTTATTTTTGCCCATGTCTTTTGAACAAAAAGATAAAGTAAATATGCAGGTTAGTTTCCCTAGTAAATTAACTGACTATACAGCAACAGGTTTACCAATACTAATATATGGACCTTTCTACTGTTCGGCGGTTCGCTGGGCAAAGGAAAATCCGGGGGTTGCTGAAGTGGTAGAAATAGAAGATAGTCAATTACTTTTAAATAGTCTGAAAAAGTTACAACGTGGGGAATATCGGAAAAGTCTAGCTCAAAAGTCTATAATTACAGGAAATAATTATTTTGATTATTCTGTTGCTAATGAACTACTCTGGAAATCTCTAATTTCTTGA
- a CDS encoding class I SAM-dependent methyltransferase has product MKILQNFFETILIKILDIAPSKFIKHCLFLIKQHPNLTDKLGYHIRPIHYYEPLPNFQKITSEQIKRKRNLSHINFNIESQLKNITQLGAKYKPELDVLAITKEPIKFDFQNNYFSSLDACLYYALIRNLKPNKIIEIGSGYSTQIAAKALTQNKMEGYSYDLSCIEPYPQPRLTDAKIEINLIEKCVEDVNLDLFTSLEANDILFIDSSHTVSFNNDVFYEFFEILPNIKSGVWIHIHDIFFPHDYPAEWLTEKRIAFNEQYFLEAFLIFNDCFSVKFANYWLQLKHQDIVLSLCPQEVIRQGYLGGSSFWMLRN; this is encoded by the coding sequence ATGAAAATACTCCAAAATTTTTTTGAAACCATCTTGATTAAGATACTAGACATAGCACCTAGTAAATTCATTAAACATTGTCTTTTTCTTATCAAACAACATCCTAATTTGACAGATAAACTCGGTTATCATATTAGACCAATTCATTACTACGAACCATTACCGAATTTTCAAAAGATTACTTCAGAACAAATCAAGAGAAAGAGAAACCTATCTCACATTAATTTCAATATAGAATCTCAGCTAAAAAACATTACTCAACTAGGTGCTAAATATAAACCTGAATTAGATGTGTTAGCAATAACCAAAGAACCGATTAAGTTTGATTTTCAGAATAATTATTTTTCTAGTTTAGATGCTTGTTTATACTATGCGTTAATCAGAAATTTAAAACCCAATAAAATAATTGAAATTGGTTCAGGATATTCGACTCAAATTGCGGCAAAAGCACTCACCCAAAATAAAATGGAAGGCTACTCCTATGATTTATCCTGTATTGAGCCTTATCCTCAGCCTCGGCTCACAGATGCTAAAATTGAAATCAATTTAATTGAAAAATGTGTTGAGGATGTCAATCTTGATTTGTTTACAAGTCTTGAAGCTAATGACATTCTTTTTATCGATTCCAGCCATACTGTTTCTTTTAATAATGATGTATTTTATGAATTTTTTGAAATTCTCCCAAACATCAAATCAGGAGTATGGATTCATATCCATGATATTTTCTTTCCCCATGACTATCCTGCTGAGTGGCTAACTGAAAAGAGGATTGCATTTAATGAACAATATTTTTTAGAAGCATTCTTGATTTTCAATGACTGTTTTTCAGTAAAATTTGCTAACTATTGGCTTCAGTTAAAACATCAAGATATTGTACTCTCTCTTTGTCCTCAAGAAGTAATAAGGCAAGGTTATTTAGGAGGCAGTAGTTTTTGGATGTTAAGAAATTAA
- a CDS encoding glycosyltransferase family 2 protein: protein MYPQKISAIIPTIGRPKSLSQLLGSLAIQTQKPDEIIVADGSNTDEIKNIIEDTMWSAKSLTIKHIKVQPPNAVRQRQAAIAQSQGEFLLLLDDDVVLEQNCVAEMLKIVTDDQEVVGVMADFNNQNWSMPTTAWKLYLKYVCKLKEDQWQGKVVGPLLRFGYNPSPNSPMPIEWLGAGNSMIRRSAYDKSGGFSDFFLHRCTMNEDVDLGIKLSKTGKIIFCPSARLAHFHAPSGRVSPMVAAEDDLYNRFMILNNTVKYSGLTALWQVLTFFVIESISNFVGGAKRFDFKSFSNLLIGRLNGIKLIINYLT, encoded by the coding sequence ATGTATCCTCAAAAAATTAGTGCGATCATACCAACCATTGGTCGTCCCAAATCTTTATCTCAGCTATTAGGATCATTAGCTATTCAAACCCAAAAACCCGATGAAATTATTGTTGCCGATGGCAGTAACACAGATGAGATAAAAAACATAATCGAAGATACTATGTGGTCGGCTAAATCCTTGACAATAAAACATATTAAGGTTCAACCACCTAATGCAGTTCGTCAACGTCAAGCTGCGATCGCACAATCCCAAGGGGAATTTTTACTTTTGCTTGATGATGATGTTGTTTTAGAGCAAAACTGTGTTGCGGAAATGCTTAAAATAGTTACAGATGATCAAGAAGTGGTAGGAGTGATGGCTGATTTTAATAATCAAAACTGGTCAATGCCTACAACTGCATGGAAACTATACCTAAAATATGTTTGCAAACTAAAAGAAGATCAATGGCAAGGTAAAGTGGTTGGTCCACTCTTGCGGTTTGGATATAATCCCTCTCCAAATAGTCCAATGCCGATAGAATGGCTTGGGGCTGGAAATAGTATGATCAGACGTTCAGCCTATGACAAATCAGGAGGATTTTCCGATTTTTTTCTCCATCGTTGTACCATGAATGAGGATGTAGATTTAGGTATCAAACTTTCAAAAACAGGAAAGATTATTTTTTGTCCTTCTGCTCGTTTAGCTCACTTTCATGCACCGAGTGGTCGAGTCTCTCCAATGGTTGCCGCCGAAGATGATTTATATAACAGATTCATGATTCTTAATAACACTGTTAAATATTCGGGACTAACTGCATTATGGCAAGTTTTAACTTTTTTTGTTATTGAATCAATAAGTAATTTTGTTGGGGGGGCGAAAAGATTTGATTTCAAGAGCTTTTCAAACTTACTCATTGGTAGATTAAATGGCATTAAGCTGATTATTAATTATTTAACTTAA
- a CDS encoding FkbM family methyltransferase, which yields MKIKHYLSVIKKHPKPIKFIVAKLLYHTKICRLLVINQDGYKLRFHPSNLACQLWINPEQRKNDLAFFNAYLKSGDYVIDVGANIGDTVLTASNLVGKNATVIAIEAHPRTFSFLIDNLKLNNIGNVITFNSAIGDMVGELEFSDNWRDDMNRVGKGSLKVSVNTLNNLITNEDEVALLKIDVEGYEKFVIDGANKILKNVKCIYFEVGEQHFSMYNYSIKDLLDLLEKHEFRLFKIVDFKQLSPINSMYKTDRVENLIALRELEDFVIRTAWEIIDS from the coding sequence ATGAAAATCAAGCATTATTTATCTGTAATTAAAAAACATCCAAAACCGATTAAATTCATAGTTGCCAAACTGCTATATCATACAAAAATTTGTCGTTTACTTGTAATTAATCAGGACGGATATAAGTTGAGGTTTCATCCATCTAACCTTGCTTGTCAACTTTGGATTAACCCAGAACAAAGAAAAAATGATTTAGCTTTCTTTAACGCTTACTTAAAATCAGGAGATTATGTAATAGATGTGGGTGCTAACATAGGAGATACAGTTTTAACTGCATCTAATCTGGTAGGAAAAAATGCTACGGTAATAGCAATTGAAGCACATCCTCGAACTTTTTCTTTTTTGATAGACAATCTGAAATTAAATAATATTGGCAATGTTATAACATTCAATAGTGCCATTGGTGACATGGTTGGGGAATTAGAATTTTCGGATAATTGGCGAGATGATATGAATAGAGTTGGCAAGGGTTCTTTGAAAGTATCAGTAAATACACTAAATAACTTAATTACTAATGAAGATGAGGTTGCATTACTAAAAATTGATGTAGAGGGATACGAGAAATTTGTAATTGATGGAGCTAATAAAATTCTTAAAAATGTCAAGTGTATTTATTTTGAGGTAGGAGAGCAACATTTTTCCATGTATAATTATTCGATTAAAGATTTATTAGATTTACTGGAAAAACACGAATTCAGACTATTCAAGATTGTTGATTTCAAGCAATTATCTCCTATAAATTCTATGTATAAAACAGATAGAGTAGAAAACTTGATAGCTTTACGAGAACTAGAAGATTTTGTTATACGAACTGCATGGGAAATTATTGACTCATAG
- a CDS encoding glycosyltransferase family 2 protein, whose amino-acid sequence MDSINITAIVTAYNQPDKTIETLNKFKQCNPSPSEIIVHVDGGKVELQSLLQKEFPDIKIILSQENIGPGGGRNKLIKMAQYDLIASFDDDSYPLDIDYFDRLLKLFTGFPDASIITAKLYHQNELIEDATEQSYWVADFAGCACAYRKSIFFNTTGYIPLPIAYGMEEVDLALRLHAQGYRILQTDFIRVFHNTDRKRHSNHRVTSSSLANIALLAFLRYPILCWFIGLLQLISRIIWLIKNQRYQGIATGIIMIPQHLWTHRQFRQTVSASVLLSYLSLKRKPLLIESII is encoded by the coding sequence ATGGATAGTATTAATATAACAGCTATAGTTACGGCATATAATCAACCTGATAAAACCATTGAGACTCTAAATAAATTTAAACAGTGTAACCCTTCTCCGAGTGAAATTATAGTTCATGTTGATGGAGGTAAGGTGGAATTACAGTCACTCCTTCAAAAAGAGTTTCCTGATATAAAAATTATTCTCAGTCAAGAAAATATAGGACCTGGTGGAGGACGTAATAAACTGATAAAAATGGCTCAGTATGATTTAATTGCGAGTTTTGATGATGACTCTTATCCCCTTGACATAGATTATTTTGATCGTCTTTTAAAATTATTTACTGGTTTCCCTGATGCTTCCATTATTACCGCTAAGTTGTATCATCAAAATGAATTAATTGAAGATGCAACCGAGCAATCATATTGGGTAGCTGATTTTGCTGGATGTGCTTGTGCTTATCGCAAGAGTATTTTTTTTAATACTACGGGTTATATCCCCCTGCCTATAGCATACGGAATGGAAGAAGTGGATTTAGCGTTAAGATTGCACGCTCAAGGATATAGAATTTTACAAACTGATTTTATTCGAGTCTTTCATAACACCGATCGCAAGCGCCATAGCAATCATCGTGTTACTTCCTCAAGTCTTGCCAATATAGCTCTGTTGGCTTTTCTACGTTATCCAATTTTGTGTTGGTTTATAGGTTTGCTTCAACTCATAAGTCGTATTATATGGCTTATTAAAAATCAAAGGTATCAGGGTATCGCAACAGGTATCATAATGATTCCTCAACATTTATGGACTCATCGTCAATTTCGGCAAACTGTTTCTGCCTCCGTATTATTATCATATCTTTCATTAAAGCGAAAACCTCTCCTGATTGAATCTATAATCTAA
- a CDS encoding glycosyltransferase family 4 protein encodes MTENLSSWICCQIGAREHYAIPRTLAKSNQLISLITDSWVTPTSIWNKLPIKRLQNLTERFHPDLSEVRVWSFTNSLIAFEIRQKLEKKEGWEKIIARNQWFQEKTVNLLKQQHKVLSHLDHQPYLFAYSYAALDIFRYAKSQGWKTILGQIDPGITHEKIVLQEYNKYSEYESYTKKAPSCYWEKWYQECTLADQIIVNSKWSSTALHEAGIDQNKVKIIPLAYERSQKNISSQRQYPISFSHHRPLKVLFLGNVVLNKGIFYLLQAVQLLKDQPIKFIIVGSLGIKKPSREEYPNVKWIGSVPRSITAQYYQEADVFIFPTLSDGFGLTQLEAQSWQLPIIASQYCGEVVNHGVNGLVLSEVTGETIAQALKFCLDNPQELQNFANNAQNYFENFSLVNLQKELSKITLE; translated from the coding sequence ATGACAGAAAATTTATCCTCTTGGATTTGTTGTCAAATAGGAGCTAGAGAACATTATGCGATACCTAGAACCTTAGCCAAGTCCAATCAATTAATATCTCTAATTACTGATAGCTGGGTTACGCCGACTTCTATATGGAATAAATTACCCATTAAACGTTTACAAAACCTCACCGAAAGATTTCACCCTGATTTATCTGAAGTTAGAGTCTGGAGTTTTACCAATTCATTAATCGCTTTTGAAATCAGGCAAAAATTAGAAAAAAAAGAAGGTTGGGAAAAAATCATCGCTAGAAATCAATGGTTTCAAGAAAAAACAGTTAACTTATTGAAACAACAACATAAAGTCTTATCTCATCTTGATCATCAACCTTATCTTTTCGCTTATAGTTACGCCGCCTTAGATATTTTTCGTTATGCTAAATCTCAAGGATGGAAAACTATTTTAGGACAAATAGATCCGGGTATTACTCATGAGAAAATCGTTTTACAAGAATACAATAAATATTCTGAATATGAATCTTATACAAAGAAAGCACCATCTTGTTATTGGGAAAAATGGTATCAAGAATGTACCTTAGCAGATCAGATCATCGTTAATTCTAAATGGTCAAGTACAGCTTTACACGAAGCGGGAATTGATCAAAATAAAGTTAAGATAATTCCTCTGGCTTATGAAAGATCACAAAAAAACATATCATCTCAAAGACAATATCCTATTAGCTTTTCTCATCATCGTCCTTTGAAAGTTCTTTTCTTAGGAAATGTTGTATTAAATAAAGGTATTTTTTATTTACTTCAAGCAGTTCAATTATTGAAAGATCAACCGATCAAATTTATTATCGTTGGTTCTTTAGGAATTAAGAAACCGAGCCGAGAAGAGTATCCTAATGTAAAATGGATTGGTTCAGTGCCTCGTAGTATCACCGCCCAGTATTATCAAGAGGCGGATGTTTTTATTTTTCCTACCTTATCCGATGGTTTTGGGTTAACACAACTGGAAGCCCAATCATGGCAATTACCGATTATTGCCTCTCAATATTGCGGAGAGGTGGTTAACCATGGCGTTAATGGTTTAGTTTTGTCTGAGGTTACAGGGGAAACTATTGCTCAAGCCTTAAAGTTTTGCCTTGATAATCCACAAGAATTACAAAACTTTGCTAACAATGCACAAAATTATTTTGAAAACTTCAGTCTGGTGAATTTACAAAAAGAATTATCAAAAATAACTTTAGAATAA
- a CDS encoding O-antigen polymerase, producing the protein MTILSSPHPKNPSDSLLREKYPIYPTLGIVSVWIGAISALSLMPIDPFPAGALFDSAVALTIGIAFPPILGFFRNPQTILRIENILVLSPIYWLLLDLLQGSYDLVPVSREGIEGAFIAIALFVSGVWLASNSKSWQLPQPLLKSTNYSLDEKITFKLILIFFSLGIFKYAYACGFNPMTMLFYVGQSRWNAPWSRGMLGGWDAFLDHLSYFGYLLPTLNLILFLQYKKLNFQVIFSIILSVIMVAFLSHGGGRRIIGVVIGSALIYGFIQLKKVKIWHFFLALSMTGLLLFFMQLMVEYRGVGFQQIYNTGKIELRRDKLHVDDNFLRLSQIIDLVPAKYSFVYHKQIVYVIVRPIPRVFWPSKPIDAGFDLTSAVGKSGVSLSSSVIGELYLTWGYIFVFIGGCLYGILAKMTSPLLLKEQNSARLVYSLSSMTLFAGIRSMLDLVLMSYALIAWVLIANVVVLRQQKNMEITD; encoded by the coding sequence ATGACGATCTTATCTTCTCCACATCCTAAAAATCCAAGTGATAGTCTTTTACGAGAAAAATACCCTATTTATCCTACTTTGGGAATAGTAAGTGTTTGGATTGGTGCAATCTCCGCTTTATCCTTAATGCCCATAGATCCCTTTCCAGCCGGGGCGTTATTTGATTCGGCGGTGGCTTTGACTATTGGTATTGCCTTTCCACCGATTTTGGGTTTTTTTCGTAATCCTCAAACGATTTTAAGAATTGAAAATATTTTAGTTTTATCTCCCATTTATTGGTTACTACTAGATTTATTACAGGGCAGTTATGACTTAGTTCCTGTGAGTCGAGAAGGCATTGAAGGCGCTTTTATTGCGATCGCACTTTTTGTGAGTGGTGTTTGGTTGGCTTCTAATTCTAAATCATGGCAATTACCCCAACCATTATTGAAATCTACTAATTATTCCTTAGATGAAAAAATTACTTTTAAACTAATTCTGATTTTTTTCTCTTTGGGAATTTTCAAATATGCTTATGCCTGTGGATTTAATCCCATGACAATGTTATTTTATGTGGGACAAAGTCGCTGGAATGCCCCTTGGAGTAGAGGAATGTTGGGAGGATGGGACGCTTTTTTAGATCATTTAAGTTATTTCGGTTATTTATTGCCAACGCTAAATTTAATACTCTTTTTGCAATATAAAAAACTAAATTTTCAAGTAATTTTTTCTATTATCTTATCCGTGATTATGGTGGCTTTTCTTAGTCACGGAGGAGGAAGAAGAATTATCGGAGTAGTAATCGGTTCAGCTTTAATTTACGGATTTATTCAATTAAAAAAGGTAAAAATATGGCACTTTTTTCTTGCCCTATCAATGACAGGATTGCTATTATTTTTTATGCAACTTATGGTGGAATATAGAGGTGTTGGGTTTCAACAAATATATAACACGGGAAAAATTGAATTAAGAAGAGATAAGCTGCATGTCGACGATAATTTTCTCCGTCTTTCACAAATTATTGATCTTGTTCCTGCGAAATATTCTTTTGTCTATCATAAACAGATAGTATATGTGATAGTTCGCCCTATTCCTCGAGTTTTTTGGCCTAGTAAACCTATCGATGCTGGCTTTGATTTAACGAGTGCTGTCGGTAAAAGTGGAGTGTCTTTATCTTCTTCTGTAATAGGAGAATTATACCTAACTTGGGGATATATATTTGTTTTCATTGGAGGTTGCTTGTATGGCATATTAGCAAAAATGACCAGTCCTTTGCTTTTAAAAGAACAGAATTCTGCAAGATTAGTTTATTCTCTATCTTCTATGACTTTATTTGCTGGAATACGCTCCATGCTAGATTTGGTTTTAATGAGTTATGCCTTGATAGCCTGGGTTTTAATTGCCAATGTTGTTGTATTAAGACAGCAGAAAAACATGGAAATCACTGACTAA
- a CDS encoding glycosyltransferase family 4 protein, with translation MNSIKVLIFTDIPSPYQVELFNFIVEQIDLDLTIAYIQGQSPNRKWKNESLNHNHIILDNNFDKYQQLRNSASDFDLIIFGYYQHPEVLKIMRDRHKSKKPWCFWGEPPGYNYRRFSWLGKIYRYWKLNILHRSNAPIWGIGNWAVERYKKEFGNQRLYFNFPYFSNLDRFVALNEGKFKQRDTLKFLFSGSLIHRKGVDLLASAFARLAKEFDHIELILLGEGDLRQKLEQQLSPYSNQVKFLGFQPWEKLPEFYQQADIFCFPSRYDGWGLVVPEALASGLPVIGTDKTGSALQFIQNGYNGWLIEAGNEDCLYQAMRSAIELSTEKLDNYSDSAKQSISEHSLNDGLDKFQEYVVKTIKYFTNF, from the coding sequence ATGAACTCAATCAAAGTGTTGATTTTTACAGATATACCTTCACCTTATCAAGTAGAATTATTTAACTTTATTGTCGAGCAAATAGATTTGGATTTGACGATCGCCTATATTCAAGGTCAAAGTCCTAATAGAAAATGGAAAAATGAATCTTTAAATCATAATCATATCATTTTAGATAATAATTTCGATAAATATCAACAATTAAGAAATTCAGCCAGTGATTTTGATCTAATTATTTTTGGATACTATCAACATCCAGAGGTCTTAAAAATCATGAGAGATCGACATAAAAGTAAAAAGCCTTGGTGTTTTTGGGGCGAACCACCGGGGTATAATTATCGTCGCTTTAGTTGGTTGGGAAAAATCTATCGTTACTGGAAATTAAATATATTGCACAGGTCAAATGCACCAATTTGGGGAATTGGTAATTGGGCTGTGGAAAGGTATAAAAAAGAGTTTGGGAATCAAAGATTATATTTTAATTTTCCTTATTTTTCTAATCTCGATCGATTTGTGGCATTAAATGAAGGCAAATTTAAGCAAAGAGACACTCTCAAGTTTCTTTTTTCTGGTTCATTAATTCATCGTAAAGGAGTCGATTTGTTAGCTTCAGCTTTTGCCCGATTAGCCAAAGAATTTGACCATATAGAGCTGATTTTATTGGGGGAAGGAGATTTAAGACAAAAATTGGAACAACAATTATCCCCATATAGTAATCAAGTTAAATTTTTAGGGTTTCAACCATGGGAAAAGTTACCAGAATTTTATCAACAAGCAGACATTTTTTGTTTTCCCTCTCGGTATGATGGTTGGGGATTAGTTGTACCAGAGGCTTTAGCTAGTGGGCTTCCTGTCATTGGTACAGATAAAACAGGTTCGGCTTTACAGTTTATTCAGAATGGATATAATGGTTGGTTAATAGAAGCAGGAAATGAAGATTGTTTATATCAAGCTATGAGGAGTGCGATCGAGCTTTCAACAGAGAAATTAGACAATTATAGTGACTCAGCTAAACAAAGTATCAGTGAGCATTCTCTTAATGATGGTCTAGATAAATTCCAAGAATATGTTGTGAAAACCATTAAATATTTTACTAATTTTTAA